TGTTCTGGTACTTCGGGCATCCGCTTGTTTACTTCTGGCTGCTGCCTGCCTACATGTGCTGGTATGTCGTCATCCCGAAGGTGATCGGCGGCAAGCTGTTCAGTGATGCGCTGGCAAGGTTATCCTTCATCATGTTCCTGCTCTTCTCCATTCCGGTCGGCTTTCACCATCAGCTGATGGAGCCTGGCATCTCGAATATATGGAAATTCGTTCAAGTTGTGCTAACCTTCATGGTCGTAATTCCTTCGCTGATGACAGCCTTCTCTCTGTTCGCCACATTCGAAATGCACGGTCGCTCCGTCGGAGCCCGCGGGCTATTCGGCTGGTTCCGTAAGCTGCCGTGGAACGATGTCCGCTTCTTCGCTCCTTTCATGGGCATGCTGATCTTTATCCCTGCCGGAGCGGGCGGACTCGTCAATGCGAGCCACGAGCTCAACGCGGTCATACACAACACGCTGTGGGTGCCCGGGCACTTTCACTTGACGGTCGCAAGCTCCGTCGCCTTAACGTTCTTCGGCATTACGTACTGGCTTATTCCGGCCGTGACCGGCCGTGAATTGACGCCGCTGATGCACAAGCTTGGCATTGCCCAGACCTGGGTGTGGATCGTTGGTATGTTCCTGATGTCCGGCGCGATGCATACGGTTGGTCTGATGGGCTCACCGCGCAGAACCGCCTACACAACATACCAGGATCATCCGGATGCCGTGCTGTGGATGCCGTACCATGTCGTGATGGCGATCGGTGGAACGATTCTGTTCATCGGCGTGCTGATGATGCTGATTAACATCTTCGGCCTGCTCAGCTCCTCGAACGGCCGGGTCGAGCAGTTCCCGATTGCTGAGGCGAGTGAAGGGGCGGAGAAGCCACCGGCCATCTTCGAACGCTGGGGCGTCTGGATTGGCATATTAGTTTTTCTGATTCTGTTTGCGTATACGGTTCCTATTATGGAAATCATTCAGCATCCAGGCTTCGGGTCAAAGGGCTTCAAGACGTGGTAAGAGTATCGACAATCACAAGAAGGCCATCATAGGAATATGCACGGCTGAGAGTAAGGAAAAGCTTCGTAACGAAGCTTTTCCTTAGCCTAACAATGTGAAAAAAATCACGTAGATAAAGCTCGCTACGCTGCCGTACCACTCGGCTGGATCAAGGCTTATTTACACATTACGAACTCACAGGGGAGGCGCTAAAGGATGATTATACAGGATATGACGTTGTCATGGGAGAGGCTGAACAATGAGCATGCTGTCTTGAATGAAATGGTTGCGGAGCTTGAGAAGGATGCGAAGGAAACGATGCAGCTCGAAGGGGAGCTTCTACATAGTCTGACGGAGCAGCTGCGGATGAAGGCCGTAGGCTTGCTGACCGAGCTGGAATATCACTCGGAATGGGAGGCGAGCGACCTGTTCCCGAAGCTGACGGATCATTACAATACGCCGGAGGGCCATCAGATTATTACGTCGTTATGGATGCTTGAGAAGGAGCACGAGCTCACGCATGAATACTTCCAATCGTTCTTCGAGGAGCTCGACCGATTGCTGGATAACAGCTCTGCTGCCGACCTGCCACGGGCTGTTAATGACCTGTTGACCGCCTGCAGGCTGGTCAGAGAGCATCTGATGGCCGAAGAAGAGACGCTCCTACCGTTTATGGAGGCGGAACTGCGTCTGGAGGACGTTCTGTCCATTCCTGTGACCTGCGTCACTGTGTGACCCTACTCAATTGTGGTCTAATACAGCTATAGAACTTCAGTAGCGTTGCATAAATCATGACATCTAAAATGGTGGAATATTCAGAAATTAGTTTTCAAATTCCAAGGGCCAAAAACTTACGGGGTACCCCTGAAACAGGCAGTTGCTGTCCATTTGTAATATTCATCCTTTTCAAGTTGATGATTGGTTTTTTTCGACTTAGGCGACTTACTGGTCTTTCTGTTTCTTCTGTCGCCCTCTCGAAGTTCGACTTGGTTTTCGCTCTACTGCTGCGACCATCCTCAGCCACGGTTGCCACATGAGTTCTTTCAAAGCCTCAATGAGTTCCGTTAACGTTCGACTCGTTCCCAGTTCTAGCTTCATAAGCAGCAGCAAGCAGTATGCAATTAAACAGATCCAAATCTGATTCATCACTGCGTTCTCGCTGTCACCGTAAAAACAGGTTAGCTTCAGGTTCTGCTTGACCCACCGGAAGAACATCTCGATCTGCCAGCGGCTACGATACAGGTCACCAAGCTCTTCTGCCGTCAGGTCGAACCGATTCGTAATGATACGGACCTCATTACCGCGACCGTCTGTGGTGACGATCATACGAAGGGGGTGCTGCATGCGCTTGTGAGCTTTGCCTAGCACGACTTTGACATCGCGGATGATGTCTGAATCTGTGTTCACCGAAAGTTCTTCCACTTCTTCGACAACAGCATTGTCCTTTAATCGTGATACGAATCGAATGCCACGCTCGCAGTAACTGTCGTATTTGCCGTAGTCCAGATACCCGCGGTCCATCAGATACGTGACGTCCGACTCATCGATCAGGACGTCCATTTGGCTGCGGTCTGCGGGCCTTGCAGGCGTAACCACTGCCTTATCCGGATAAACATGGTCGGGGTCAGCAAATGCCACTCGCAGGTGCAGTTTCACGCCTGCTTTCGTTTTTCGGAAAGTCGCCCATTTATACCGCTGTAGGCAAACGCTGATCGTAGAAGAGTCTATAATCTTGACCGTTCCGATGCGCCCTGATATCGGCCTAGCATCTCGATGCAACTGTGTAATGAGATTACAAAGGATGGCTTGAAGTACTTCTGGGTCCAGTTGATTATTTTTACGGGACAACTGGGATGCACTGATCGAAGCAATGCCGAGTTGCTTTTGAAATTCCTCGTCGTGCTCCAGCTTTCGCATGATGGAACGAAGACCCTTTCGCTTCTCTAACTGTGCTTCGATGAAGATGTACAGAAAGACTAAGGTGTCGAGCTTTTTCACATAACGGTCGAGCGTAGTCGTGCTTTGCCAATTCGGGATGATGTTTGGATTTATTGGTGCAACCCATTTACCAAATGCAGAAAATAGTGTATCCTTGTCCATGCGTATCTCCTAAGTTAGGGATTTGGACAGGGCTACCTGTTACCCTAATTTTAGGAGTTTTTTGTTACAGAGTACGACCTATTTATTACAATAATAGCACAATTTGTCCAATCTGTTCGCGTGTTAGTTTTTATGCAACGCTACTGATAGAACTTGAAAGTGAGGAGCAATGATCATGGATCAAGCATTCGCCTCCAGATGGGCCCGCAATATGTTCCTGACGGTTTGCGGCCTACTTATTCTCATGTATATCGGTTCCCGAATGTTCACGCATATAGACCTTGCCCTATATGGGTACATGGTTGGGACGGTCGTCTTCATCGGCGGCTCCTTCTACCGCTTCATGGCATGGGCAGACCGGCCGCCTACCCGCATCATCCTGACCAAGGGAATCAAGCTGCTGGGCAGGCGCTCGACGCCGCGAACGGCGACGGAGCAGCTGGTCACTTACAGATTCATCTGGAATCGGGGCTGGTACCGCTGGCTGCAGCATATTCTGCTCGGCTGGGGCTGTCTGCTCTCCTGCTTCGTTACCTTCCCGCTCGTATTCGGTTGGATGTACTTCACGATGGAGGATAACGGCTATTATACGGTCGTCGGCTTCGGACTGGATCTGATGCGGGTGAAGGCAGACGGCATGATCGCATTCCTCTTCTACAATGCGCTCAACATCACGGCCATGATGGTCATCGCAGGCGTATGCATGGCGCTTCGCCGCCGTCTTGGGAGCATGCAGGCCCGTGCGGAGCAGACCTTCGCCTACGATTTCCTGCCGCTTTATCTGCTGCTGTTTATCTCAGTCACAGGGCTGCTGCTGACGGTTAGCAACGTATTCCTCGGTGGCTTCGGCCATCCTGTGATGTCACTCATTCATCAATGGTCCGTCATAATTACGCTGATCTATCTGCCGTTCGGCAAGCTGGCGCACATTCCGTTCCGCCCAATGAGCGTGCTCGCCCGCAGCTACCGTGAGCATTACGGCCAGCAAGCTCCGCTTGCCTGCAAGGTTTGCGCGTCTCCGTTCGTATCGGTTGAGCAATCTGGCGACGTCGTAGAGGTGCTGAAGCAGAGCGGGCTCGACTTCCGCACGCCGGAGGGCTATCATCTGGCCGAGCTGTGTCTGCCCTGCCGCCGCAAGTATCGCATGTCCCGGTTCACTGGTATTGCTACTCATGAGATTCGCGTCAAGGAGGCTAATCAGAATGCTGAAGGCTGATCACGGCGTGAAGCCGATTGAGAATAAGCATCATCCGGGCGAGAAGCTCGTAGAGACGCATTGCTCGTACTGCGGCATGCAGTGCGGCATGAACCTGCGGGTGAGCACCGCTACGAACAAAATTATCGGCGTCGAGCCGCGCTATGACTGGCCGGTGACGCTCGGGAAAATGTGCCCGAAGGGGGTCACGGCATATCAGCAAACGAACCATGACGACCGTCTGCTCCGTCCGCTGATTCGCGACGACCGGTCGCTGAGGGGAACGAAGAACGGGTTCCGCGAGGCGTCCTGGGAGGAGGCCTACGCGTTGATCGTGCGTCGCTTCCAGGAGCTGCAGACAGCTTACGGTAAAGACTCGCTGTCGGTGTTCAGCGGCGTGTCGATGACCAACGAGAAGTGCTACTTGACCGGCAAGTTCGCCCGCGTGGCGCTACAGACACGCTACATCGATTACAACGGCCGATTCTGCATGTCAAGCGCAGCTGCCGGCTTCATGCGCACATTCGGCGTCGATCGCGGCTCCACGATTCCTTGGACGGATCTGAATGAAACGGATTGCTTGTTCATCGCCGGTAGCAATACGGCGGAGTGCCATCCGACCTCGATGTTCCGTGTGTGGGAGATGCAGAGCCGCGGCGGCTACCTGATCGTAGTCGACCCGCGGGCAACGCCGCTTGCCCGCCGGGCCGATCTTCATCTGGATCTGCGTCCGGGAACGGATCTGGCGCTGGCCAATTGCATGGTGCATCTTCTGCTCGAAGGGGGCTATGCGGATCGTGCATTCATCGAGGCGCATACAACCGGCTATGACGAAATGGTAGAGGTCGTGAAGCTCTTTACCCCTGAATATACAAGTGAAATTACCGGTGTCGCCCCGGAGAAGCTGATTCGGGCCGCGGAATTGTACGGCAAGGCGCCGAATGCGGTCGTCATGTTCGCCCGCGGTATTGAGCAGCAGCATAAGGGTGCGGACAATGTGTCGGCGTATACGAATATGAGCCTGGTTACCGGTAAGATCGGCCGTCCGAGATCGGGCGTCGCTACCTTCACTGGACAGGGGAACGGGCAGGGCGGGCGTGAGCACGGGCAGAAGTCCGATGCGCTGCCGGGCTATCGGAAGATCACCAACCCCAAGCATGTGGAGGAGGTCAGCAACGTATGGGGCATTGAGCCGGAGGAGATGCCGCAGGCGGGTGTGTCCGCCTACGAAATGTTCGGACTGATGAGCGACAAGACGATACGTGGCTTATACCTGCTCTGCTCGAATCCTGCCGTATCGGCCCCGAACCTGAACGAGGTACGCGCAGCGATGATGGCGCTCGACTTCATGGTCTGCGCGGATATGTTCCTGTCCGAATCAGCCGAGTTCGCCGACGTCATCCTTCCTTCGACGACCTGGTCGGAGGATGAAGGCACCGTCACCAATCTGGAGGGCCGAACGATCAAGATTAACAAGGCGCAGGAGCCGCTCGGCGAATCGAAGCCGGATTGGCTCATGCAGGTCGAGCTGGCGGAGCGTCTGGGACGGGGCAACTATTTCGCCCACTTGCGCACGCCCAGAGCGATCAACGACGAGTTCCGACTTGCCTCCAAGGGCGGCTATGCTGATTATTACGGCGCGACCTGGGAGAAGATCGATCGGCAGCAGGGTGTATTCTGGCCTTGCCGTAGCGAGGATGACCCGGGAACGCCTCATATGTTCCTGGATAAGAAGTTTTATCACCCGGACACGCGTGCGAAGCTGTGCGCCCTGCCTTACCGACCGCCGGCTGAGGAGCCGTGTGGTGAATATCCGCTGAGGCTGACGACGGGCCGAGTTGTTTATCATTATTTGTCGGGCAACCAAACACGCCGCATTCCTTTCCTGCGGGATATGTGCCCTGAGCCGTTCGTTGAGGTGCATCCAGAGACAGCGGCGAAGTACGGTATTAGGCATGAGCAGTTGATTCGGCTGTATACCCGACGCGGAGAAGCGGTGTTTAAGGTGAAAATAACGGAAGCGATTCGTCCCGATACGGTCTTCGTGCCCTATCACTTCGGACATGAGCAGTCGGTCAACCTGCTCACGATCGCGGCACTGGACCCGATGTCCCGCATGCCGGAGTTCAAAGTATGTGCGGCGCAAATCGAACGTATCTCCTTACAGTGGCTGGTCGAACAACATGTGCACAGGCTGGAGGTGGAGAGATGAGGCAGCATCTATATATCGAAATGGACAACTGCATCGGCTGTCGGGGTTGTTTAGCCGCCTGTACGCAATGCGGCGGACACGAGGAGCGTAACCGTAATTACGTCCTCGACGTGAATCCGCTCGTCGATCGGCAGACGATTCCGCTGATGTGTCTGCACTGCGTTAACCCTGCTTGTGCCCGCAGCTGTCCGGCGCAGGCGATTCAGGTGACACCGGAGGGTGCGGTGCTGTCCGCACTTGTGGAGAAGTGCATCGGCTGTCAGAACTGTACAATTGCATGCCCATATGGGATACCGAAATTTGATGAACAGCAAAATTTAATGTACAAGTGCGATCTGTGCTACGACCGGACGAAGGACGGTATCCCGCCGATGTGCGCTTCGGTATGTCCGACGAATACGCTGCAGTGGCTTACGGAGGAGGAGCTGCAGGCGCGACACAACCGGCACACCTTAGGGCAATGGACGGCCAGCCGTCTGCCGGACGATCCGCTTACAGGGGAGACGAATGTGAAGATTTCGTTGCCGGGCATTGTGTCAGGCATGCAGAAGCGGTATTAAATGTTCAGGAATGGAGGCGTACTAGAATGAGCCACAAGAAGGATCAGGGCATGGATCCCGTTCCGCCGCAAGACGATAAATACACGCACAATATTCGACGTGACAACGAACGGCGATTGGACCGTCGCGGCTTCATGAAGACGATGGTCGGCGCAGCAGGTGTATTCGCCGTCTCCACGCTGCCGTGGGGCGCGATTGCGGCCAAGGAGCTGGTAACGGGCAGGCGGCGGACGTTTCCCAAGCGTAAGATTGTAGAGGTCGGCAAGCTTGCAGTTGGAGAGGCGGCACAGTTCGCCTACCCGGGTGAGCATGATTCTGCCTTGATTGTGCGTCTTGCTGATGGAGAGTATAAGGCTTACCACAATGCCTGCACGCACCTGAAATGTCCGGTGTTCTGGAGCAAGGACAAGGGAGAGCTCGTCTGTCCGTGTCACCATGGCATTTTCGATGTGCGCACTGGTGCGCCACTGCAGGGACCTCCGAAGCGGCCGTTGCCTGAGATTGAGCTGACCATTGAGCAGGATGCGGTATATGCCACTGGGGTTAAGCGCTATGAAGCGTAGCTACGTAGGTGTCATTATGCTAAGCGTTGTGCTGCTGCTGAACATCGTGTTCACCCAGCAGGTTGTCCATGCTTTTTATTTCGAGAAGTATGGGCTTGTACTCATTTATGCCGGCTTGAATATCGTCTTGCTTCCATTTGCGGTCTGGATGTACCGGCGCGAACGGAACTACGGTTAGAGAACGGGTTCAAGTTCAGCGTGCAGGTCGTAAAGGAAATGGTATAATAGTTTATATGTGGATAAAAAGGGGTGATTATGTATGGTTCAACAAACAATGTTTGAGAAGCTTGGAGGAAGCGATGCGATTCAGAAGGTGGTGGATTCCTTCTATCAGAAGGTGCTCGCCGACGATACGGTGAACGGCTTCTTCAAGCATACGGACATGGAGAAGCAGCGCCGTCACCAAGCGGCATTCATCGGATTTGCCTTAGGCAGCACCGCGGCCTATACCGGCAAGTCGATGGCGAAGGCTCATGAGGGCATGAATCTGCAGCCAGAGCATTTCCATGCAATCGCAGGGCATCTGAAGTCAACGCTGGAGGAATTCGGTGTGGATGAATCCGACATCGCCGAGGTGCTGAGCAAGATCGGTGGCTTGCGCGACGATATCCTCTATAAGTAGACCGACGTACAAAAAATGGCTGTTGAATTCGACGGATGAATTCAATAGCCATTTTTTCGTTTCCTTAGCCAGCACTTCAAGCTACACGCGGCAAATTTCGAGCGGGCAGTTCTCGCAGTGGCAAATATCGCGCAGGTACACGAAATCCTGAATCGTAATTTGACCGCTTTTCTCCACCGCGATAACGTCATTCTTGCGGAGATCGCTCAGCATTCGGTTCACACTCTCTCGGGTGGCGCCGATCATTTCGGCCATTTCGCTGTTCGTCAGCTTCTTCTCGATCACGATGTGATCACCCTGCGGACTGCCGTAGGAATTGCTAAGACGAATCAGCAGGGAGCACAAGGCGCCTGTTTTACCATAGAGCATCAGATCGCGGAACTTGGTCTGTGTCATTTGATGCATCATGCCCATCCACTTCATGAAGTCGACGGCGAGCTCGCCGTGCTGCCATAGCAGCACCTCAAGGTCCTTCTGCTGGATGACGCCGATCTCGGCATCCTCCATCACCTCGGCGTCATAGCTGAGCATCGATTGCTGGAACGGTGTGATTTGCCCGAACAAATCACCGGCGTGGTGCATATACAAGGTCACCTTCGTTCCCGCATCGGTCGTTTTGGAAATTTTGACGCTGCCCTTTTTAACATAGTACAGTTGGTTGGCGGCATCGCCCTCCCAGAACAGGAACGAGCCGGCGTTCACCTGCTTCGCGTACATAATCGTCTTGAGACGATTCAAATTGTCTTCCGAGAACAACGAGCGGATTCCTTCTGTTCTTACTTTGCAGTCCGATCTAGATGGTGCAATGGCCATTCGTGCCATCCCCTCTCCGTATAAGCTCATGTCTTAATCATAAAGGTTTGCGCATCGCACGAACATCGGGGGATATACTGATCTTTGGCAGGGGAAAAACCCTCATCCGAAGTGAGGTAGATCACTCTGTGAGGAGTAGAATCCCCCTAGAAGCTCGGTGAAACACCCCTACAGCCGTAAGGGGGAACGTCACTGCTGAGTTATTACCTCTAGAATAGAATCAGGGATTTCCCTGACTTACTTTCTGAGCCGAACCCATTATAATGAGATGCAATAGCAGCACGAGAGCCTAATGCCGATCAGGCGGGTAGTAAGGAGGTAGGGAATGATGCTGAGCGGAGATGAGCTGCGGGCTGAACTGCACATGCTACGTATGGAGCAGACGTTTGACTTCGCAGGCGTTGCACGTATCGATCGTCAGCTTTCAGGTGGACATTGGGTGTCCGTAACGGGTAATCGTACCGATAAGTATAAGCATATGGTGTTGAAGCAGGGCCGGGGAGTTGCCGGGACGGCGCTGATGACGGGCAGGCTCATGACCCATCAAGCGTATGTGCAGACGGGAATGACGATCGCCGATTGCCCGATGATGCTGGCTGAAGGGCTGCTCTCAGCGGTAGCGATTCCGATCCGAAGCTCGAGCGGGGTGCTCGGGGTGCTGTTCATCGGTTCGCGGCAATCCCACGCGTATTCGCTGGGAACACTTGTACTGCTTGAGCGTGTGGCCGGAACGCTCAGGGGCCGACTGCAGGAGGAGTGGCTGGAGAATGAGTTGCCATCAAAGAGTGAAGACACTATGAAGGTTCAGGAATCTTAGCTTGCGTTCCGTTATAATACAAGTGGTAGTGGCTGAAGTTAAGGGCAGGGGGGAAGCAGGGTGACGACCTTAATCATTGTAGATGACCACGCTGTCGTGCGCAGTGGATTGATGCTGCTGTTGAACGGAAGAGAGGAGCTTCAGGTGATCGGCGAAGCCGCCGACGGCGATGAAGGCATACGTCTAGCTAAGGAACTGAAGCCGGATGTCGTGCTGATGGATCTGAGCATGCCACACGGCAAGGATGGACTGACGGCGACGCAGGAGCTGAAGCAGGCGGCACCGGAGTCGGCCATTCTGATCTTGACGATGCATGATGACGACGAATATTTATTTCGAGCGATTCATGCAGGTGCCTCTGGCTATATTTTGAAAAGCGCGCCGCATGAAGAATTGCTTGGCGCGATCCGATCGGTCGCTAGTGGCCAGGCGTACCTGTATCCAACAGCCACGAGGCGTCTGATGAGCGAATATGTGGAGCGCTTCCGCTCAGGAGATGGAGGCGGAAGCTTTGAAACGCTGTCTGAGCGTGAGAAGGAGATTGTCTCCCACGTGGCACTAGGCTACAGCAATAAGGAAATTGCTGAGCAGCTGGTCATTAGCATCAAAACCGTCGAGTCGCACAAGGCGAACGTGATGGAGAAGCTGGGGCTGAAGACGAGACCGGAGCTTGTGAAATATGCGATGAAGAAGGGGCTGCTCCATTTTGAGTAGATTCAAGAAGGAGCCTTCTGAGGTGATCGGGGGCTATGTTGCGGCATTGATGTCTGAGCTTGAGGAGCACATTCAGGATACGGATGTCCGTGAGGAGCTCAAGCACTCCTTAAGGCAGCTGTCGGACCTGAAGTTCGCGCTTGACGAATCTTCCATTGTCGCTATGACGGACAGCCAAGGTCGTATTCAATATGTAAACGATAAATTTTGCAAAATCTCCAAGTATGCAAGAGAAGAGCTGATGGGCAAGGATCACCGGGTCATCAACTCTGGCTATCACGGCAAACTGTTCATGAACCAGCTCTGGTCCACCATTTCCAGTGGTCGGGTGTGGCGAGGCGATATCAAGAACAGAGCTAAGGACGGTACGTATTACTGGGTGAACACGACGATTGTTCCGTTCTTGAATGAGGAGGGCAAGCCGTATCAATACTTGGCCATCCGCAATGAGGTCACTGAGCTGAAGCGGGTCGAAGAGGAGCTGCAGTTCATGATGAAGCAGGTCATGGACATTCAGGAGGAGGAACGCAAGCGATTTTCAAGGGAGCTTCATGATGGTATTGGTCAAAGTCTGTTCTCTCTACTCATACACATGGACCGGGTCATCAGCGAACGCGGGGTAACTGAGCTGGAGCCGCTGCGTGAGCAGGTGACGCACCTGATTGAGGATGTACGCGGGATGGCCTGGGAGCTTCGGCCTTCTGTGCTGGACGATCTGGGGGTCGTTCCGGCGATACGAACGTATATTGAGAATTTCACCGAGCATTATGGTATTAAGGTGCACTTCACCAGCAATATCCGCAAGCGGCTCGGCGCCCAGATCGAGACCACGATCTACCGAACGGTACAAGAAGCGCTGACCAACATTCGGAAGTACGCCGATGCGTCGGAAGCGACCGTTGAGCTGGAAGCCCGCGAAGACTCCATTACGGCACGCATAAAGGATGAGGGCCGCGGCTTTGACCCGACCCTGCGCCTTGCGGGCGGAGTCGGCTTGTTCAGTATGGAGGAGCGGGCTCGGATATGCGGAGGACAGCTGGAGATCGACTCAGCCCCGGGAAGGGGGACGGAGCTCCGGCTGCATATACCGTTTTCTTAGCCCACGAATCGTCTAGTATACAGTAAGCTGAGAAGCCTGCAGCACACCTTCGTCAAGGGTGCTGCAGGCTTATTCGTGCGCTGCACAAAGAGCTAAAAAGAACAGGTGTTCGGATACTGTGCATATGGCTGACTACGCACCCGGACGAGACAGCCACTTCTTGCGCTCGAGTGACTTCCCTCACATACAACAAGGTTGGAAGGGAGTATGATGAACGCATAACCAAGAGCTGAACGCGAGTTGGAGGGATTGGATAAATGAGCATCGAGTCGTCGCAATCGCTGGGAACGGGTCTGGGCGAAGACCATGTGACGGGGCTATTCGCAGCTGTTCAGCGGCTGCAGAACGAGCATGCCTACATCCTTGAGCTTCTGGAGGAGATGGAAGTGCAGGCGGTGCAGATCGGGAAGGCCTCTACCACTGCGCAGGACTGGTCGAGATTACAGCATTTGCGTCTGTGGACAATAGGGGTCATGCAGGAGCTAGAGGCCCATGCCAAGTGGGAGGATGGCGTGCTGCTTCCGTTTCTAGTGAGTTACTTTCACCTTCAGGAGAGTCCATCCTTGGCTCCGTCGCTGTGGATGATGGAGAAGGAGCATGAGCTTGCCGTCGAGTATGTCGAGTGCTTCATGCGGGAGTTCCACAAGCTGCGCCCAGCTTCGTCGCGGGAGCGGATGTGGAAGACCGCATCGCTCCTGCTTCAGGCCTGCTACATTCTCAAGAGTCATATTGAGAAGGAGGAGAAGCTTGTATTTCCGCTGGTGGAGCAGGTGCTGACAGACGTCGATTATTTATTTTTATAAACGGCTATAAGGAGTGGTTAATATGGGACTGAACATACATGGCAAACAAATCGAGGTTACAACGGCGCTGCACGAGTACACCGTGGAGAAGCTCGGTCGTATTCTGGAGCGGCTCCACGAAACGGCAGATGTTGAGGTCATGCTTTCGGTGCAAGGTCATAAGCACGTGCATGTCGTGGAGGTCACGATTCGTGACGAAGGTACCGTTCTTCGCGCGGAAGAGAAGCAGGACGACATGTATGCCTCGATAGACCTGGTTGCAGATAAGCTCGATCGCAAGCTGCGGAAGCTGCGCGAGAAGCGGAGAGATCGCGTTCGGCGCCATACTGAAGGTCGAGCGGCGGGCTGGGACACCGAAGCCGCCTTCGCTGAGGATGAGGAGCTTGAGGTAATCGTACGGCAGAAGCGCATTGTGCTGAAGCCGGTTGATGTGGAGGAAGCGATTCAGCAACTGAAGCTGCTCGACCATGACTTTCATCTGTTCTTGAACCGTGAGACAGGACAGACCGAGCTTATCTACAGACGGCATAACGGCACCTTGGGACATTTGACCACTGTATAGATGAGGAAGAACGCTCTGCTTGTGATGTATTCGGATGTTCCAAATATGGGAGGCGACAAAGATGACGATGAAGGAAAAAGAAGAAGCGAAAAA
Above is a genomic segment from Paenibacillus sp. YYML68 containing:
- a CDS encoding b(o/a)3-type cytochrome-c oxidase subunit 1 encodes the protein MNVMLHRFDKRDTVLILAHILFAFFALLLGGVAGLLQGLVRGGANALPFGIGYYQLLTAHGVLMALVFTTFFIIGFIYAGIARTLGGKLQQLPRKLGWVGFGLMTAGVMWAVVLILLNKATVLYTFYAPLKASPWFYVALVLLVVGSWMSGFGVFLNYRYWKKTNPGQTTPLFAFMAVITMAMWQIATIGVAIEVLFQLIPWSFGWVDTVNVVLSRTLFWYFGHPLVYFWLLPAYMCWYVVIPKVIGGKLFSDALARLSFIMFLLFSIPVGFHHQLMEPGISNIWKFVQVVLTFMVVIPSLMTAFSLFATFEMHGRSVGARGLFGWFRKLPWNDVRFFAPFMGMLIFIPAGAGGLVNASHELNAVIHNTLWVPGHFHLTVASSVALTFFGITYWLIPAVTGRELTPLMHKLGIAQTWVWIVGMFLMSGAMHTVGLMGSPRRTAYTTYQDHPDAVLWMPYHVVMAIGGTILFIGVLMMLINIFGLLSSSNGRVEQFPIAEASEGAEKPPAIFERWGVWIGILVFLILFAYTVPIMEIIQHPGFGSKGFKTW
- a CDS encoding hemerythrin domain-containing protein — its product is MIIQDMTLSWERLNNEHAVLNEMVAELEKDAKETMQLEGELLHSLTEQLRMKAVGLLTELEYHSEWEASDLFPKLTDHYNTPEGHQIITSLWMLEKEHELTHEYFQSFFEELDRLLDNSSAADLPRAVNDLLTACRLVREHLMAEEETLLPFMEAELRLEDVLSIPVTCVTV
- a CDS encoding IS4 family transposase, translated to MDKDTLFSAFGKWVAPINPNIIPNWQSTTTLDRYVKKLDTLVFLYIFIEAQLEKRKGLRSIMRKLEHDEEFQKQLGIASISASQLSRKNNQLDPEVLQAILCNLITQLHRDARPISGRIGTVKIIDSSTISVCLQRYKWATFRKTKAGVKLHLRVAFADPDHVYPDKAVVTPARPADRSQMDVLIDESDVTYLMDRGYLDYGKYDSYCERGIRFVSRLKDNAVVEEVEELSVNTDSDIIRDVKVVLGKAHKRMQHPLRMIVTTDGRGNEVRIITNRFDLTAEELGDLYRSRWQIEMFFRWVKQNLKLTCFYGDSENAVMNQIWICLIAYCLLLLMKLELGTSRTLTELIEALKELMWQPWLRMVAAVERKPSRTSRGRQKKQKDQ
- a CDS encoding molybdopterin oxidoreductase family protein; the protein is MLKADHGVKPIENKHHPGEKLVETHCSYCGMQCGMNLRVSTATNKIIGVEPRYDWPVTLGKMCPKGVTAYQQTNHDDRLLRPLIRDDRSLRGTKNGFREASWEEAYALIVRRFQELQTAYGKDSLSVFSGVSMTNEKCYLTGKFARVALQTRYIDYNGRFCMSSAAAGFMRTFGVDRGSTIPWTDLNETDCLFIAGSNTAECHPTSMFRVWEMQSRGGYLIVVDPRATPLARRADLHLDLRPGTDLALANCMVHLLLEGGYADRAFIEAHTTGYDEMVEVVKLFTPEYTSEITGVAPEKLIRAAELYGKAPNAVVMFARGIEQQHKGADNVSAYTNMSLVTGKIGRPRSGVATFTGQGNGQGGREHGQKSDALPGYRKITNPKHVEEVSNVWGIEPEEMPQAGVSAYEMFGLMSDKTIRGLYLLCSNPAVSAPNLNEVRAAMMALDFMVCADMFLSESAEFADVILPSTTWSEDEGTVTNLEGRTIKINKAQEPLGESKPDWLMQVELAERLGRGNYFAHLRTPRAINDEFRLASKGGYADYYGATWEKIDRQQGVFWPCRSEDDPGTPHMFLDKKFYHPDTRAKLCALPYRPPAEEPCGEYPLRLTTGRVVYHYLSGNQTRRIPFLRDMCPEPFVEVHPETAAKYGIRHEQLIRLYTRRGEAVFKVKITEAIRPDTVFVPYHFGHEQSVNLLTIAALDPMSRMPEFKVCAAQIERISLQWLVEQHVHRLEVER
- a CDS encoding 4Fe-4S dicluster domain-containing protein, translating into MRQHLYIEMDNCIGCRGCLAACTQCGGHEERNRNYVLDVNPLVDRQTIPLMCLHCVNPACARSCPAQAIQVTPEGAVLSALVEKCIGCQNCTIACPYGIPKFDEQQNLMYKCDLCYDRTKDGIPPMCASVCPTNTLQWLTEEELQARHNRHTLGQWTASRLPDDPLTGETNVKISLPGIVSGMQKRY
- a CDS encoding ubiquinol-cytochrome c reductase iron-sulfur subunit encodes the protein MSHKKDQGMDPVPPQDDKYTHNIRRDNERRLDRRGFMKTMVGAAGVFAVSTLPWGAIAAKELVTGRRRTFPKRKIVEVGKLAVGEAAQFAYPGEHDSALIVRLADGEYKAYHNACTHLKCPVFWSKDKGELVCPCHHGIFDVRTGAPLQGPPKRPLPEIELTIEQDAVYATGVKRYEA
- a CDS encoding group 1 truncated hemoglobin — protein: MVQQTMFEKLGGSDAIQKVVDSFYQKVLADDTVNGFFKHTDMEKQRRHQAAFIGFALGSTAAYTGKSMAKAHEGMNLQPEHFHAIAGHLKSTLEEFGVDESDIAEVLSKIGGLRDDILYK